From the genome of Mastacembelus armatus chromosome 5, fMasArm1.2, whole genome shotgun sequence:
GATGATAAAAGAAAAGTAAGAATAGCCCTCAACTAGTAATTAAATACAATTAATTACTTAAACCTATTTGCTACAGTATTTTTGGCTGATAATTTGTTAGTAATCTTTTCTGCTGAATAGAGATAAAGACAGTTTAGTGTTCACTTACCTGTTCATGGTACTTTTGACTTTGGTAGGATGGCGACTCCagaaatgacatgtttttcattctgaCTGCTCCCTGTCTGTCTAGAGAACGGGACCTGGGTGATTTCAACTGACTGCGCCAGTGCCATGACTTCAGATGTTCATTCACCACTTGTCGTGGGAGACCAGTGGAGTGGTAGTGTGGATGGTCCCACTGAGCAGGGGAGGGAGACAGTCTGATATCAGGAGGCCTCTGTGGTCTTTGTTGGGGTACAGGAGCATCTTTATACCGATATTCGTATCTGTTGGAAGGAGCAGGAGCCTGCTGGGCATAATAACTCTGTGCCATGTCTAGATCAGGTGGGTAAACCATTTCATCTTTGTAATAGACTTTGTGAATTGTGGGGTTGTATTGGTGCCTGGGACTATGGTAAAAGCCCGTGCGTGGGAAGGCTTGAGGTCCATAGCTGCCAACTGGGCTGGAGTGTAGGAAGGCAGACTGATATTGTTTGGGCAAATCGCAGGGCAATTCCTGACATGGGGAGCTATTGTAAGATGTAAACGAGTGTTCGGAGTTGCTATCCTCAGAACTAGCATGGCTTCCATAGTTCAATGTAGGGGAGGGAGTCTCTGGTAAAGCTATTCCGTATTCTGTCAGCCGCCTCCTTGGACCTCTGCTGCGGCCACGGTCCTTTTCAAATGAAGCTTCAGGGTTGGACAACCTGTGCAAAATCACAACAATTTTATATATCAGGTATATTAACAGGCCAACTCATCAAAGAAACTATAACTTCTATATAACCTCTGGATTTTTAATGTATTAACAAAACTGAATgtctaaaattaaattacatcaCAGTGATTTGCACTAACATGTACAACAGAGGTGCGCTGGTTCTGACACACAGTACTGTGGATGTGTATGAAGTGTGAGTACCTGAGGGAGAGCTGTCGGTGCACGCGTATCTCTGGTGTGGAGGGCGTGCTGTTAGACTGGGCGCGGCTCAGCTTCAGATGGGAAAGTTGCGTTGGCAGAGTGGATTGTGCTAAGCAAGCCTCCAGTGGTGGCAACAATTCAGTTTTGGCTGGACTGCTGAACACAAACAATGGCAGCCAAGAGATGTGTTAAATTTAGTTTCTTAGAAccaaaaaagctaaaataattGAACAATATCAAGGCTGTGTTCATAATGCATATCAACAATGGAAAACCCAACAATAACTGTAACACAGGAAATGTAATTGAATATGAAGGACTTcaactttgaaaaaaacatttggctgTATTACAACGATATTACACAATGAAGACTGAACTTGTATGCATTATGAATTTGCATTAGCCCAAATGGAGTTTTAATTATGGCTGTTATTATAATTAATGGACAATAAGCCTGAACTATACTAAAATTTATAGTTCTCTGCTGGCCACTGCCTGTTGTAGCATCACAGCAAAAGTAGAGGGCAGTGTTGCATGTTGATGAACACGTATCTATGGTGTGATGCAGCACAGGAACAACAGGATTTGCACTGGAAGGCAGCAGTGgagctttttactttttactgcaaTCCTCTTGTGCTTTTTCTAGTGTTTCAGAGTTACCTACATCCCAAAGCTTAGTACACTCCATGTTCTGCAAACCATACTTTCCAAAACTAAAAACTTGTTGAACAGGAAAGGAGTCATGGTGGATGGCATGTGTTACCTCGTCTTGCTTGAGGAGCGCGACTTCTTGCTCTTCTGGTAAGGTTTGTCGAGACTAGATTCTGTCCAAGGGGAGTGTTGGATCGGAGGAGGGTCGTATACGGGGCTTGAGGTTAAACTCAGTGGAGATTCAAGGGTTGGATGCGGAGAGTGACTCGGGGTCAGCAGCAGGGGCTGTGCAGACTGAGACGGAGACATGTAGGAGCCGTCTACAGATGACTGTGAAGCCACAGGGGGAGGATCTGTCTCTCCTGGATAGGGGAGTCCTGAGGACGGCTGTGATGACTGGCTGGTGATGTCTaggaaaagtaaaaattatatgatatatgtaataataataattgtcaGATTctttatgaaatatttatttttattactataTTATTCAAGATAAATCCTTGCTGGTCACATTGCTGTTTTATGCTCACGCAATGAACATTTTTCAGCTTTCAAACTACATGAATTTGTTCTTGATCTGGCTCTAAACATCAGACTTTCACACGCAGAACTTCACATAGGTCTTACCTTCATCTTGCACCacagaatcagacagagagCTGTCATCAGATGCACCAAGATCtactaaataaaaatagaaacagacaaacacattgcatcataaacaaaaaattattAATTTCCACAAATGTCTGAAAAGCCAGTCACTTATTAAATTATGAAGTGATGATTTTTCTGAAAGGATGATTCTGAGAGGGATCTGACGTCACACTACCTTCTAGTCACCACCTGTTCGGGTGTATCTTAccttgtgtaatattaaaagcAGGGAGTGGTGAGGATCGGCCATGTTGCAATCGCAGCTGAAAGGCCGTGTCTTGGAGCTGTTTGagtttcttctcctctctcttgcaCTGCTGTAAACGGCTCTTTTTAACAGCTTTGCTCAGGTGATCCTCCGCACAGAGCTTACGAGCTGCTTCATATATTTTCATCTGAAGTGCCAACTCAGCATCTAATAAACTCTGGAAAAGATTATTGCAGgcggacagagagagaaaacactgtgaCCACAAAATAGAGGACATTTTTTTAAGG
Proteins encoded in this window:
- the inavab gene encoding innate immunity activator b isoform X6 — encoded protein: MRHDASKLTSSRGHGECRHPLPPLKNSSSKSAYMEGNGEISDTDSGIILHSGSDSPTTHTKDVTTHTRAMKLKHQALQERLEICILELKKLCIREAELTGQLSDDYPLLPGEKPPQIRRRIGAAFKLDEQSIPQGTESLLDAELALQMKIYEAARKLCAEDHLSKAVKKSRLQQCKREEKKLKQLQDTAFQLRLQHGRSSPLPAFNITQDLGASDDSSLSDSVVQDEDITSQSSQPSSGLPYPGETDPPPVASQSSVDGSYMSPSQSAQPLLLTPSHSPHPTLESPLSLTSSPVYDPPPIQHSPWTESSLDKPYQKSKKSRSSSKTSPAKTELLPPLEACLAQSTLPTQLSHLKLSRAQSNSTPSTPEIRVHRQLSLRLSNPEASFEKDRGRSRGPRRRLTEYGIALPETPSPTLNYGSHASSEDSNSEHSFTSYNSSPCQELPCDLPKQYQSAFLHSSPVGSYGPQAFPRTGFYHSPRHQYNPTIHKVYYKDEMVYPPDLDMAQSYYAQQAPAPSNRYEYRYKDAPVPQQRPQRPPDIRLSPSPAQWDHPHYHSTGLPRQVVNEHLKSWHWRSQLKSPRSRSLDRQGAVRMKNMSFLESPSYQSQKYHEQVVQRRAFQRAAEDTQGHWVGDDGSHFVSQL
- the inavab gene encoding innate immunity activator b isoform X2, with protein sequence MRHDASKLTSSRGHGECRHPLPPLKNSSSKSAYMEGNGEISDTDSGIILHSGSDSPTTHTKDVTTHTRAMKLKHQALQERLEICILELKKLCIREAELTGQLSDDYPLLPGEKPPQIRRRIGAAFKLDEQSIPQGTESLLDAELALQMKIYEAARKLCAEDHLSKAVKKSRLQQCKREEKKLKQLQDTAFQLRLQHGRSSPLPAFNITQDLGASDDSSLSDSVVQDEDITSQSSQPSSGLPYPGETDPPPVASQSSVDGSYMSPSQSAQPLLLTPSHSPHPTLESPLSLTSSPVYDPPPIQHSPWTESSLDKPYQKSKKSRSSSKTSSPAKTELLPPLEACLAQSTLPTQLSHLKLSRAQSNSTPSTPEIRVHRQLSLRLSNPEASFEKDRGRSRGPRRRLTEYGIALPETPSPTLNYGSHASSEDSNSEHSFTSYNSSPCQELPCDLPKQYQSAFLHSSPVGSYGPQAFPRTGFYHSPRHQYNPTIHKVYYKDEMVYPPDLDMAQSYYAQQAPAPSNRYEYRYKDAPVPQQRPQRPPDIRLSPSPAQWDHPHYHSTGLPRQVVNEHLKSWHWRSQLKSPRSRSLDRQGAVRMKNMSFLESPSYQSQKYHEQVVQRRAFQRAAEDTQGHWVGDDGSHFVSQL
- the inavab gene encoding innate immunity activator b isoform X1, with protein sequence MRHDASKLTSSRGHGECRHPLPPLKNSSSKSAYMEGNGEISDTDSGIILHSGSDSPTTHTKDVTTHTRAMKLKHQALQERLEICILELKKLCIREAELTGQLSDDYPLLPGEKPPQIRRRIGAAFKLDEQSIPQGTESLLDAELALQMKIYEAARKLCAEDHLSKAVKKSRLQQCKREEKKLKQLQDTAFQLRLQHGRSSPLPAFNITQVDLGASDDSSLSDSVVQDEDITSQSSQPSSGLPYPGETDPPPVASQSSVDGSYMSPSQSAQPLLLTPSHSPHPTLESPLSLTSSPVYDPPPIQHSPWTESSLDKPYQKSKKSRSSSKTSSPAKTELLPPLEACLAQSTLPTQLSHLKLSRAQSNSTPSTPEIRVHRQLSLRLSNPEASFEKDRGRSRGPRRRLTEYGIALPETPSPTLNYGSHASSEDSNSEHSFTSYNSSPCQELPCDLPKQYQSAFLHSSPVGSYGPQAFPRTGFYHSPRHQYNPTIHKVYYKDEMVYPPDLDMAQSYYAQQAPAPSNRYEYRYKDAPVPQQRPQRPPDIRLSPSPAQWDHPHYHSTGLPRQVVNEHLKSWHWRSQLKSPRSRSLDRQGAVRMKNMSFLESPSYQSQKYHEQVVQRRAFQRAAEDTQGHWVGDDGSHFVSQL
- the inavab gene encoding innate immunity activator b isoform X5, with protein sequence MEGNGEISDTDSGIILHSGSDSPTTHTKDVTTHTRAMKLKHQALQERLEICILELKKLCIREAELTGQLSDDYPLLPGEKPPQIRRRIGAAFKLDEQSIPQGTESLLDAELALQMKIYEAARKLCAEDHLSKAVKKSRLQQCKREEKKLKQLQDTAFQLRLQHGRSSPLPAFNITQVDLGASDDSSLSDSVVQDEDITSQSSQPSSGLPYPGETDPPPVASQSSVDGSYMSPSQSAQPLLLTPSHSPHPTLESPLSLTSSPVYDPPPIQHSPWTESSLDKPYQKSKKSRSSSKTSSPAKTELLPPLEACLAQSTLPTQLSHLKLSRAQSNSTPSTPEIRVHRQLSLRLSNPEASFEKDRGRSRGPRRRLTEYGIALPETPSPTLNYGSHASSEDSNSEHSFTSYNSSPCQELPCDLPKQYQSAFLHSSPVGSYGPQAFPRTGFYHSPRHQYNPTIHKVYYKDEMVYPPDLDMAQSYYAQQAPAPSNRYEYRYKDAPVPQQRPQRPPDIRLSPSPAQWDHPHYHSTGLPRQVVNEHLKSWHWRSQLKSPRSRSLDRQGAVRMKNMSFLESPSYQSQKYHEQVVQRRAFQRAAEDTQGHWVGDDGSHFVSQL
- the inavab gene encoding innate immunity activator b isoform X4, with amino-acid sequence MTSRKKGHGECRHPLPPLKNSSSKSAYMEGNGEISDTDSGIILHSGSDSPTTHTKDVTTHTRAMKLKHQALQERLEICILELKKLCIREAELTGQLSDDYPLLPGEKPPQIRRRIGAAFKLDEQSIPQGTESLLDAELALQMKIYEAARKLCAEDHLSKAVKKSRLQQCKREEKKLKQLQDTAFQLRLQHGRSSPLPAFNITQVDLGASDDSSLSDSVVQDEDITSQSSQPSSGLPYPGETDPPPVASQSSVDGSYMSPSQSAQPLLLTPSHSPHPTLESPLSLTSSPVYDPPPIQHSPWTESSLDKPYQKSKKSRSSSKTSSPAKTELLPPLEACLAQSTLPTQLSHLKLSRAQSNSTPSTPEIRVHRQLSLRLSNPEASFEKDRGRSRGPRRRLTEYGIALPETPSPTLNYGSHASSEDSNSEHSFTSYNSSPCQELPCDLPKQYQSAFLHSSPVGSYGPQAFPRTGFYHSPRHQYNPTIHKVYYKDEMVYPPDLDMAQSYYAQQAPAPSNRYEYRYKDAPVPQQRPQRPPDIRLSPSPAQWDHPHYHSTGLPRQVVNEHLKSWHWRSQLKSPRSRSLDRQGAVRMKNMSFLESPSYQSQKYHEQVVQRRAFQRAAEDTQGHWVGDDGSHFVSQL
- the inavab gene encoding innate immunity activator b isoform X3; translated protein: MRHDASKLTSSRGHGECRHPLPPLKNSSSKSAYMEGNGEISDTDSGIILHSGSDSPTTHTKDVTTHTRAMKLKHQALQERLEICILELKKLCIREAELTGQLSDDYPLLPGEKPPQIRRRIGAAFKLDEQSIPQGTESLLDAELALQMKIYEAARKLCAEDHLSKAVKKSRLQQCKREEKKLKQLQDTAFQLRLQHGRSSPLPAFNITQVDLGASDDSSLSDSVVQDEDITSQSSQPSSGLPYPGETDPPPVASQSSVDGSYMSPSQSAQPLLLTPSHSPHPTLESPLSLTSSPVYDPPPIQHSPWTESSLDKPYQKSKKSRSSSKTSPAKTELLPPLEACLAQSTLPTQLSHLKLSRAQSNSTPSTPEIRVHRQLSLRLSNPEASFEKDRGRSRGPRRRLTEYGIALPETPSPTLNYGSHASSEDSNSEHSFTSYNSSPCQELPCDLPKQYQSAFLHSSPVGSYGPQAFPRTGFYHSPRHQYNPTIHKVYYKDEMVYPPDLDMAQSYYAQQAPAPSNRYEYRYKDAPVPQQRPQRPPDIRLSPSPAQWDHPHYHSTGLPRQVVNEHLKSWHWRSQLKSPRSRSLDRQGAVRMKNMSFLESPSYQSQKYHEQVVQRRAFQRAAEDTQGHWVGDDGSHFVSQL